AAAATATGGGCTCCGGACAAAACATCCCAGTTCGGATAACATCGGGTGGCTATCATCTCAACGCCGCTTCCATCAGCATTTTTTCGCAGTTCGGTTCAGACAGTTTTGAAGCTGCCCTAAAAGTGGTAAATCATGCCAAAATGAGCGACCCCGCCAATGTGTTTTTACATTGCGTCAATGGCAAGGGTGACTTATACTTTTATGAACCGGCCACAGGTACTCTAAAGGTGGTAAAGAAGGCGGGCGCAATAGAAACTCTCCTGACAAGAACGCAACTAAACAATGCTAATTTTACCTTAGACAATTTTGTCACTGGGGGTGTCAATCCACAAGGGACCAAAGCATGGCTATCGATAAAAAGCAAGGAAGACTACCTACTTATCGAAGCTGATTTTGAATCAAAATCCATCAAAGAACTCAATCGAAGTAAAGCATATAAGGCTCCTTACACAGGCGATATCAAGACATTAAATCTTCAAGTCACCACGGGAATTTACCCAGATACAGAAGGCCACGTGTTCCTGATAACACCAGGATTTCTGTACGGGTGGCTCTATACAGCATCTGCTTCAGTAGCGATATACGATAGTAATAAGGGTAAACTGGATTACCTATTCCGAAGTGAAGCATCACCCATGGAAATACCCGGTGTCAATTTCGAGGGGATCAATCCAATTATTTTGCCGGATGATAATATAATGTATGTCCCTACCACAGCTGGAATTAAACTATATGATCTAAAAAGCAGAGTGCTACTTAGATCAGTTAATATTCCTCAAGAAAGTTACGGGGCCATTCCAAAGAATTATATCGGACCATTTAACAGACTTAAGATAAATTTCGCTACACCATTAGGAAACCCCAGCAAACCCGATATTGCTTTCGGATTTTTACCCAAGCCTAATCGCAAACTTGTCTTCTTATTGTATCAGTATCTGGATGGACAAATCATTGGAAGCCCTGGAAAAAATATTTCTTCACTTGTCGATGGTCCCAAATGGATCGGCTTCGACTTTATAGAAGGTAGAAGTTATCAGTATGCCAAGGGCGCTGCAGACATCGATGGCTATAACTTCGAACCCTATGCATCACCTGGAAAACCTTCCAGTATCTTTTCAGACGAAATACTCAACTATGATGAGGCAGGACATTTGTATATGACCGCAAACGGAAGAAAAAGTATTATAAAAACAGCAATACGATGATAAAAATTAGAAAAAGAGCTCGTTATATGATATCGGTAGCTAGCTTGTTAGTAGCCATAACTGCTTGCAAAAAAGATTTAGATGCGGTGATTCCCGGTAATGGAGAAGCCATAAAAATAAACTACATCGCGAATTCGGACGTCCTTAGACAATATAAAATCGGCGGAATAGGAATTTTTGTCGATACTATACCGCATCATAACACTGGAAATTTCCCTTTTTTCGATTTAATCTCGGCACCGCAAAAACTGGAGTATCCAAATTTTTTCAGTACAGTCCCCGGGTTACTGTATGCGAATTACCTGTCCGGTCAGCACCGTTTTAAATATAACTATATGATCCCCGATTCGTTATCCGGCAGTTTCGGATCGAGACCTGATAAAATGCTTATTGACACAGCACTTGTACTGGAAAAAGATGCAGCCTCATTGCTCTATCTCGTGGATGGATCCATTGGAAGAGAAAACAGTGCGCCTACTTTCAAAATAATGGCTATTCCTGCCAACAGGGCGCTCAAATTAGACAGCACACAGGTAGCGGTCACCATTTCACATCAAAGTCCGGATACAGAAAACATCAGTTGCAGCCGGATAACATCTAACGGAGAGCTAAGCCAGGAAAATTTACCACAAGATCTTGCTTATGGGCAATCGACACCTTATTTGATCTTTGGCGTAAAAGATGCTTCCAATGGCATCTTAGGGCTACGAATATACAGCAAAAGCAAGGGTAAAGAACTGATAAACACGGGGATCCCCGCCAATGGCGGACATGCTTATGTGCTCGCAATATCAGGCTTTCAAAACGAACAACAGAGGCTGTTACCACTAAAATTGAACAGCGACCACACTGTCCAATATGAAAAGGCGACTATTTTTCCAAATCTACGGGCTTCAACAAGACAGATCTGGTAGCAAGTACTGATCTCAAACCATGAAACAAAAATATGAACAGAAATATCACCTTATTGACGCTATTAGTTTTAACACTTTTTGCTGGCTGTAAAAAGACGGACGCTCCAGATCTTCGCCCCCTATTTTTGGGTACAAAGAACATTACGCTCCGGGAATTAAAAGCATTGAGTACCAAAACCGAAATTACACTGCCAGCCGGAGATGAAGGTCTGCAAATCAATGGCGTTGTCATATCGGATTTCACAACAAAAAATATTGACACTAAAACAATTATTCTGCAAAGTGAAGAAACGAGTAATAACACAGGAATCGTTATCCGATTTGACAGTGTTCCTAGTTTTAAACTGGGCGAGCGGATCCAAGTCAATCTAGCCGGTCAAAAGCTGGTGAACATAAGTGGAGAGGTAGCATTGGTAAATATACCGCTTTCAAATGCCAGATCCAGTGGAACAGGCTATGTGAATATTCGGACTACAACGATCGATAGCTTATTGAAACATGCAGATTTGTGGAATGGTACATTAATTAGATTATATGATGGTGCACTATCTGGTGGAAATGGGAAATATACTGGAACCCTATCCTTTAAGGAAACTGAAAAAAATGCTTCAATCAAATCACAGGTCGTTCAGGGAGCTCTTTTTGAAAGCACAGCCTACCCGACAGAAGTAAATGAAATAATTGGAATATTACGCACAAATGGAACCGAACATTTTATCGATATCAGAAATACGAAGGATGTCGTTTCCGCCGCGATAACCCGCGTGGTCACTGATGATATGCACATAATAGGGATTGCCAATGATCCCTATAGCAACAAATGGTCTGATCCAAACTTATTCTCTACTGATATGGAAACATCCTTTTCAAAGTATACGATTGGCTATGTCAGTGGTAATCAGTATCCCAACGCCA
The window above is part of the Sphingobacterium sp. ML3W genome. Proteins encoded here:
- a CDS encoding DUF5689 domain-containing protein; amino-acid sequence: MNRNITLLTLLVLTLFAGCKKTDAPDLRPLFLGTKNITLRELKALSTKTEITLPAGDEGLQINGVVISDFTTKNIDTKTIILQSEETSNNTGIVIRFDSVPSFKLGERIQVNLAGQKLVNISGEVALVNIPLSNARSSGTGYVNIRTTTIDSLLKHADLWNGTLIRLYDGALSGGNGKYTGTLSFKETEKNASIKSQVVQGALFESTAYPTEVNEIIGILRTNGTEHFIDIRNTKDVVSAAITRVVTDDMHIIGIANDPYSNKWSDPNLFSTDMETSFSKYTIGYVSGNQYPNAMDIDFLEKGRPYFYFYTMGGPYDSFISNALTIPNLYTLQSVKEIRITFAGSKANGLIATTANGDSLIVKPFQSEKDVFKLALEFSDNGYPIDHIPSLESSSFTKTGTFYTVTFTIPKRTEILRYAPEDPASADYFYTKVDGWLASPGFKIKNLSTRTAADPYSFSQPYAPIIISKIEYAF